From Halotia branconii CENA392, the proteins below share one genomic window:
- a CDS encoding DNA-directed RNA polymerase subunit gamma, with protein sequence MRPAQTNQFDYVKIGLASPERIRQWGERTLPNGQLVGEVTKPETINYRTLKPEMDGLFCERIFGPAKDWECHCGKYKRVRHRGIVCERCGVEVTESRVRRHRMGYIKLAAPVAHVWYLKGIPSYISILLDMPLRDVEQIVYFNSYVVLSPGNAETLTYKQLLSEDQWLEIEDQIYSEDSTLQGVEVGIGAEALLRLLADINLEQEAESLREEIGNAKGQKRAKLIKRLRVIDNFIATGSKPEWMVMAVIPVIPPDLRPMVQLDGGRFATSDLNDLYRRVINRNNRLARLQEILAPEIIVRNEKRMLQEAVDALIDNGRRGRTVVGANNRPLKSLSDIIEGKQGRFRQNLLGKRVDYSGRSVIVVGPKLKIHQCGLPREMAIELFQPFVINRLIRSGMVNNIKAAKKLISRNDPSVWDVLEEVIEGHPVMLNRAPTLHRLGIQAFEPILVEGRAIQLHPLVCPAFNADFDGDQMAVHVPLSLESQAEARLLMLASNNVLSPATGRPIITPSQDMVLGAYYLTAENPNATKGAGNYFASLDDVIMAFQQEQIDLHAYIYVRFDGEVESDQPDQEPLEITENSDGSRTLLYKFRRVREDAKGNLVSQYVRTTPGRVIYNKAIQEALAV encoded by the coding sequence ATGAGACCAGCCCAAACTAATCAGTTTGATTACGTCAAAATCGGTTTAGCATCGCCAGAACGCATTCGGCAGTGGGGTGAACGAACTCTGCCTAACGGCCAATTAGTAGGCGAAGTCACTAAACCAGAGACAATTAATTACCGAACTCTTAAGCCAGAAATGGATGGCTTGTTTTGTGAGCGCATCTTTGGCCCTGCAAAAGATTGGGAATGCCATTGTGGTAAGTATAAAAGAGTACGTCATCGCGGCATTGTCTGTGAGCGTTGTGGTGTAGAAGTTACCGAATCGCGGGTACGTCGTCACCGCATGGGATACATCAAACTTGCTGCTCCAGTAGCTCACGTTTGGTATCTCAAAGGCATTCCTAGCTATATTTCCATTTTGCTGGATATGCCCTTGCGAGATGTAGAGCAAATAGTCTATTTCAACTCTTATGTTGTTCTCAGTCCTGGTAATGCCGAAACTTTAACTTACAAACAACTCCTCAGTGAAGACCAATGGTTGGAAATTGAAGATCAAATTTATAGCGAAGATTCTACTTTGCAGGGTGTTGAGGTAGGTATTGGTGCTGAAGCGCTGCTGCGTTTGCTGGCTGATATTAACTTAGAGCAAGAAGCTGAAAGCCTACGTGAAGAAATTGGTAACGCCAAAGGGCAAAAACGCGCCAAGTTAATTAAGCGCCTACGAGTGATTGACAACTTCATTGCCACCGGTTCTAAACCTGAGTGGATGGTGATGGCAGTAATTCCGGTAATTCCGCCCGACCTGCGTCCAATGGTACAACTCGATGGTGGACGCTTTGCTACCAGCGATTTAAATGACTTGTATCGGCGAGTCATTAACCGTAATAATCGCTTGGCAAGGTTGCAAGAGATTTTAGCACCAGAAATTATTGTGCGGAATGAAAAGCGGATGCTGCAAGAAGCAGTGGATGCTTTGATTGACAATGGTCGCCGCGGACGCACGGTAGTCGGGGCAAATAACCGACCACTGAAGTCTTTGTCTGACATTATTGAAGGTAAGCAAGGTCGTTTCCGGCAAAACTTGTTAGGTAAACGAGTTGACTATTCTGGACGTTCTGTAATTGTGGTCGGTCCGAAGCTGAAAATTCACCAGTGCGGTTTGCCTAGAGAAATGGCAATTGAGCTATTTCAACCATTTGTGATTAATCGCTTGATTCGCAGTGGGATGGTAAACAACATCAAAGCAGCGAAAAAACTCATATCTCGCAACGATCCTAGTGTCTGGGATGTTCTAGAAGAAGTAATTGAAGGACACCCAGTCATGCTCAACCGAGCGCCGACACTACACCGTTTAGGTATTCAAGCTTTTGAACCGATTTTGGTGGAAGGTAGAGCAATTCAACTGCATCCTTTGGTGTGTCCAGCGTTTAATGCTGACTTTGACGGCGACCAAATGGCGGTACACGTTCCTCTGTCTTTAGAAAGTCAGGCAGAGGCGCGGTTATTGATGCTGGCTTCTAACAATGTTCTATCACCAGCTACAGGTAGACCCATTATCACACCTAGTCAAGATATGGTATTGGGAGCATATTACTTAACAGCAGAAAATCCTAATGCTACAAAAGGTGCAGGTAATTACTTTGCTTCTTTGGATGATGTAATCATGGCTTTCCAGCAAGAGCAAATTGACTTACATGCCTATATCTACGTGCGGTTTGACGGTGAAGTTGAATCTGATCAACCAGATCAGGAGCCTCTGGAAATAACAGAAAATAGTGATGGTAGCCGGACATTACTGTATAAATTCCGCCGAGTCAGAGAAGATGCCAAAGGAAATTTAGTTTCTCAGTATGTACGGACAACACCCGGTCGTGTTATTTACAACAAAGCAATTCAGGAAGCATTAGCAGTTTAG